A DNA window from Candidatus Latescibacter sp. contains the following coding sequences:
- a CDS encoding ABC transporter substrate-binding protein, producing MKNRTGIAISLGILCIASGFAGVITGCGPTVEKGPRIFVYRLASDPPSLDPIHTTDTSSATIVFRIFEGLVDQDPVTLDVVPALAERWELSSDGLTYTFHLKKGVKFHNGREVTSADFRYSFERCLTPENLSERSWVLAPIKGASEMLGGRAKELTGMETPDDSTVVLRLVKPFAPFLSYLSMEAGRVTAREGVKGKDFTPIGTGPFRFLSWEHDIRVSVEAFPEYHGAKSTLPRVDYEVVPDVGVAFQKLVVGEADLVNETPPGQFKLIQKKYGKFVRTWPYLRLEYIGFNLTRPPFRDNLKLRQALAWAVDRKAIADTLYEGAAIPATTILPPGVKGKDETITGYGYDPAKATLLLTEAGYPGGKGLPPITLWYNTNEMHQLIAQYVQSVFRNIGVNVQLKSIDWPAYLKACDNFEPDMFRMGWVADIPDADNFFYILLNSAQKGAPGNYSGYSNPEFDRLTNEARLISDPERRIELYKKADRLATEDACWILLMYPMQRILFNPEYEGLVLPRQGDFRIPLERLRYRVEEK from the coding sequence ATGAAGAATCGAACAGGAATAGCTATTTCCCTTGGTATTCTCTGCATCGCATCCGGCTTTGCCGGAGTTATTACCGGCTGCGGGCCGACCGTTGAAAAAGGTCCCCGGATTTTCGTGTACCGCCTGGCTTCCGATCCGCCATCGCTCGACCCAATCCACACCACCGATACATCTTCCGCGACAATTGTGTTCCGTATCTTCGAAGGGCTGGTCGACCAGGACCCGGTGACTCTGGATGTGGTTCCGGCTCTGGCTGAACGGTGGGAGTTATCCTCCGATGGATTGACCTATACATTCCACCTGAAAAAGGGTGTAAAGTTCCATAACGGCCGCGAGGTGACCTCGGCGGATTTCCGGTACAGTTTCGAACGCTGCCTTACCCCGGAAAACCTTTCCGAGCGAAGCTGGGTGCTTGCGCCCATCAAAGGGGCGTCGGAAATGCTCGGCGGCAGGGCAAAAGAGCTTACCGGCATGGAAACGCCTGACGATTCCACGGTCGTATTGCGCCTGGTCAAACCGTTTGCCCCCTTCCTTTCCTATCTCTCCATGGAAGCGGGTCGTGTAACGGCCAGGGAGGGAGTGAAGGGCAAGGATTTTACTCCCATCGGCACCGGGCCGTTTCGGTTCCTCTCCTGGGAGCATGACATCCGGGTAAGCGTGGAGGCGTTTCCCGAATACCACGGGGCGAAATCGACCCTCCCGCGGGTGGATTACGAGGTAGTTCCGGACGTCGGGGTCGCTTTCCAGAAACTGGTGGTCGGCGAGGCCGACCTGGTGAATGAAACTCCCCCGGGACAGTTCAAACTTATTCAGAAGAAGTACGGGAAATTTGTCAGGACATGGCCTTACCTGCGGCTGGAATACATCGGGTTCAACCTTACAAGGCCTCCGTTCCGTGACAACCTCAAGCTGAGGCAGGCGCTCGCCTGGGCGGTTGACCGCAAGGCAATCGCCGACACTCTTTACGAGGGCGCCGCCATCCCCGCAACCACCATTCTTCCTCCGGGAGTCAAGGGCAAAGATGAAACAATAACCGGCTACGGGTATGATCCGGCCAAAGCCACCCTCCTTCTCACCGAAGCGGGGTATCCTGGTGGGAAGGGTCTTCCCCCGATCACCCTCTGGTACAATACCAACGAGATGCACCAGCTCATCGCACAGTATGTGCAGTCGGTGTTCAGGAATATCGGGGTAAATGTCCAGCTTAAAAGCATCGACTGGCCGGCCTACCTGAAAGCCTGCGACAATTTCGAGCCGGATATGTTCCGAATGGGATGGGTGGCGGACATCCCGGACGCCGACAACTTTTTCTATATCCTGCTCAATTCCGCGCAGAAGGGTGCGCCAGGGAATTATTCCGGATATTCCAATCCCGAATTCGACCGTCTCACCAATGAAGCCCGCCTCATCTCCGACCCGGAGCGCCGGATCGAGCTGTACAAAAAGGCCGACCGTCTCGCCACAGAGGATGCCTGCTGGATTCTCCTCATGTACCCCATGCAGCGGATTCTGTTCAACCCGGAGTACGAGGGACTGGTTCTCCCCAGGCAGGGGGATTTTCGGATTCCGCTGGAGAGGTTGAGATACCGTGTAGAGGAGAAGTGA